A region from the Kribbella shirazensis genome encodes:
- a CDS encoding ATP-binding protein: protein MDQIVGRVAELQELERSWQKAQQGEPQLVVLWGRRRVGKTYLLTHFAEGRRAVYFTATRQDSEDRQLARFAGSVAEQLGEDVADLIGGSFSDWEAALRFVLRISVEQPLLVVLDEVPRLLTGRADFADLLSAVWEARSRDSRILLALTGSAVSVMEQMLGPDGGLHRRPTVERRLDPFSFADARAFQPALPAADYVQAYAACGGYPLHLQRWDPALTPAENLQHLAFEPGGMLLRDAMDILSEDLDWRGGYERVLAALGSGVRRRSRIASRAQQRIDYTLDRLRRAGYVRAARPLGAPATADPLYEIADPYLSYWFSVLREDADLVEGGQGQAVRHRVEGRWQSHVARVFEEAARDHAVRLARSGELPIGIAVGRWWRDEVAEVDVLGLLDDQTRLLGEAKWRDGGPTSRDQHVLAGKLAYLPPAHPELEQVFWTRAGKSSATAKLRHYTAEDML, encoded by the coding sequence GTGGACCAGATCGTTGGCAGGGTCGCCGAGCTCCAGGAGCTGGAGCGGAGCTGGCAGAAGGCGCAGCAGGGTGAACCCCAACTGGTGGTGCTGTGGGGCCGCAGACGGGTGGGGAAGACGTACCTGCTGACGCACTTCGCCGAAGGGCGGCGGGCGGTCTACTTCACCGCGACGCGTCAAGACAGCGAGGATCGGCAGCTTGCGAGGTTCGCCGGCTCCGTCGCGGAACAGTTGGGCGAGGATGTCGCCGATCTGATCGGCGGGAGCTTCTCGGACTGGGAGGCAGCGCTCCGTTTCGTGTTGCGGATCTCCGTCGAGCAGCCGCTCCTCGTCGTACTCGACGAGGTGCCACGGCTCTTGACCGGTCGCGCCGACTTCGCCGATCTGCTGTCGGCGGTCTGGGAGGCGAGGTCGCGGGACAGTCGCATCCTGCTGGCGCTGACCGGCTCCGCGGTCTCGGTGATGGAACAGATGTTGGGGCCTGACGGAGGATTGCATCGGCGGCCGACCGTCGAACGCCGACTGGATCCGTTCTCGTTCGCTGACGCCAGGGCGTTCCAGCCGGCGCTGCCGGCAGCGGACTATGTCCAGGCGTACGCCGCATGTGGTGGGTATCCCCTGCATCTGCAGCGATGGGATCCGGCGCTCACGCCCGCGGAGAACCTGCAGCACCTCGCCTTCGAACCCGGTGGGATGCTGCTGCGCGACGCGATGGACATCTTGAGCGAGGACCTCGATTGGCGCGGTGGGTACGAGCGCGTCCTCGCGGCACTCGGCTCCGGGGTACGCCGGAGGTCGCGGATCGCGAGCCGTGCACAACAACGCATCGACTACACCCTCGACCGATTGCGGCGTGCCGGCTACGTGCGAGCGGCACGTCCGTTGGGTGCGCCGGCAACTGCGGATCCGCTGTACGAGATCGCCGATCCGTACCTGTCCTACTGGTTCTCCGTGCTGCGGGAGGACGCGGACCTGGTGGAAGGGGGCCAAGGGCAAGCGGTTCGGCATCGCGTCGAGGGTCGCTGGCAGTCACATGTCGCGCGGGTCTTCGAGGAGGCTGCGCGTGATCACGCCGTACGACTGGCCAGAAGTGGCGAACTGCCGATCGGGATCGCTGTAGGCCGGTGGTGGCGGGACGAGGTCGCAGAGGTGGACGTGCTCGGACTGCTCGATGACCAGACCCGGCTCCTGGGCGAGGCCAAGTGGCGCGATGGCGGGCCGACCAGTCGCGACCAGCACGTCCTGGCCGGCAAGCTGGCCTACCTGCCGCCTGCCCACCCGGAGTTGGAACAGGTCTTCTGGACGCGGGCAGGTAAGAGTTCCGCCACCGCGAAACTGCGCCACTACACCGCCGAAGACATGCTCTGA
- a CDS encoding glycine betaine ABC transporter substrate-binding protein: MKRLRYAGVLTAVALALAGCGGEKVGSQEQPAGGKECGSFNLTVSPWVGYEANAAVVAYVATKDLGCKVVKKNLKEEIAWQGFATGEVDVNLENWGHEDLKKKYIETDKVAVAAGSTGVKGVIGWYVPPWMAEKYPDITDWKNLNKYAGLFKTSESGGKGQLLDGDPSYVTNDEALVKNLNLNYKVVQSGSETALIQAFRDAEKNKKPLLAYFYEPQWFFNEIKLVKVNLPAYKAGCDADPAKVACDYPPYDLDKIVSKKFADSGSPAYDLVKNFQWTNEDQNAVARMIAVDKLTPDQAAEKWVKDNQSKVDTWLGK; the protein is encoded by the coding sequence GTGAAGAGACTCCGGTACGCCGGTGTGCTGACGGCGGTCGCGCTGGCGCTCGCGGGATGCGGTGGGGAGAAGGTCGGCTCCCAGGAGCAGCCGGCCGGTGGGAAGGAGTGCGGCTCGTTCAACCTGACCGTGAGCCCGTGGGTCGGGTACGAGGCGAACGCGGCCGTGGTGGCGTACGTCGCGACCAAGGACCTCGGCTGCAAGGTGGTGAAGAAGAACCTCAAGGAGGAGATCGCCTGGCAGGGCTTCGCCACCGGAGAGGTGGACGTGAACCTGGAGAACTGGGGCCACGAGGACCTGAAGAAGAAGTACATCGAGACCGACAAGGTCGCGGTCGCGGCCGGGTCCACCGGGGTCAAGGGCGTGATCGGCTGGTACGTGCCGCCGTGGATGGCCGAGAAGTACCCGGACATCACCGACTGGAAGAACCTGAACAAGTACGCCGGGTTGTTCAAGACGTCGGAGTCCGGCGGCAAGGGGCAGCTGCTCGACGGCGACCCGTCGTACGTGACGAACGACGAGGCGCTGGTGAAGAACCTGAACCTGAACTACAAGGTCGTGCAGAGCGGCAGCGAGACCGCGCTGATCCAGGCGTTCCGGGACGCGGAGAAGAACAAGAAGCCGCTGCTCGCGTACTTCTACGAGCCGCAGTGGTTCTTCAACGAGATCAAGCTGGTCAAGGTCAACCTCCCCGCGTACAAGGCCGGCTGCGACGCCGACCCCGCGAAGGTCGCCTGCGACTACCCGCCGTACGACCTGGACAAGATCGTCTCGAAGAAGTTCGCCGACTCGGGCAGCCCCGCGTACGACCTGGTCAAGAACTTCCAGTGGACCAACGAGGACCAGAACGCCGTCGCCCGCATGATCGCCGTCGACAAACTCACCCCCGACCAGGCCGCCGAGAAATGGGTCAAGGACAACCAATCCAAGGTAGACACCTGGCTCGGCAAGTAA
- a CDS encoding ABC transporter permease has product MAAITSDVEVEVRRPRRAVVVGVLIVVWVAAYFVLRGIDTLVLGGQETTAPHRWLTDHRDDIGQGNVFFDAIRVAVDHFVVLLQNLVAQPAYDRPVPVIGWLGVVAISAYCAWAFGNWKVAVLTAAGLGFVGLQGLWQESMDTLALTIGAVLLSLVVAIPLGIWAGLSDRAFKVATLVLDLMQTLPTFVYLAPLTLFFAIGPAAATIATLIYAAPPAVRLTAHAIRSVPPESVEASRSLGSTRGQTLVKVLLPMSRSTVVVGINQTIMAALSMVTVAALIDAPGLGQTVLKALQTLDVGVAFNAGLAIVVLAIVLDRVTTAAGDRPWRTASLRRKVLLGAGGLGVLVAVWFSRTYVWAAEFPSDVTVGSRIAVIATDVTNWVQDVFGGFTYGVRDVVTVALLNPLEALLTGSPWWLVSTVVVALAAVLGGWRGAAPAAVCLVLLVATGVWHDSMVTLASTLLATVVVVVVGLTLGVWAGRNHRVDTWIRPVLDAGQTMPPFVYLVPFLALFGTSRFTAIAAAVVFAVPVTTKIVADGIRAVPVATVEAANSVGSSSWQVISKVQLPVARRAITLAVNQGLIYVLSMVVVGGLVGAGALGYDVAAGFAQSELYGKGLAAGLAIVLLGVMLDRVTQAAARRTQDFPTRGDKR; this is encoded by the coding sequence ATGGCCGCCATCACGAGTGACGTGGAGGTCGAGGTACGGCGACCCCGGCGCGCCGTCGTCGTCGGCGTCCTGATCGTCGTCTGGGTCGCGGCGTACTTCGTCCTGCGCGGCATCGACACGCTCGTCCTCGGCGGCCAGGAGACGACCGCGCCGCATCGCTGGCTGACCGATCACCGCGACGACATCGGTCAGGGCAACGTGTTCTTCGACGCGATCAGGGTCGCCGTCGACCACTTCGTCGTCCTGCTGCAGAACCTCGTCGCGCAGCCGGCGTACGACCGGCCGGTCCCGGTGATCGGCTGGCTCGGCGTGGTCGCGATCTCGGCGTACTGCGCCTGGGCGTTCGGCAACTGGAAGGTCGCCGTACTGACCGCCGCGGGGCTCGGCTTCGTCGGGTTGCAGGGGCTGTGGCAGGAGAGCATGGACACGCTCGCGCTGACCATCGGTGCCGTGCTGCTGTCGCTCGTGGTCGCGATCCCGCTCGGGATCTGGGCCGGGCTGTCCGACCGCGCCTTCAAGGTCGCCACGCTCGTTCTCGACCTGATGCAGACGCTGCCGACGTTCGTCTACCTGGCGCCGCTGACGCTGTTCTTCGCGATCGGGCCGGCCGCGGCGACGATCGCCACCCTGATCTACGCGGCGCCGCCGGCGGTCCGGCTGACCGCGCACGCGATCCGCTCGGTGCCGCCGGAGAGCGTCGAAGCGTCCCGGTCGCTCGGCTCGACCCGGGGTCAGACGCTGGTCAAGGTCCTGCTGCCGATGTCCCGGTCGACCGTGGTCGTCGGGATCAACCAGACGATCATGGCCGCGCTCTCGATGGTGACGGTGGCCGCGCTGATCGACGCGCCCGGCCTCGGCCAGACCGTGCTGAAGGCGCTACAGACGCTCGACGTCGGCGTCGCGTTCAACGCCGGGCTGGCGATCGTCGTTCTGGCGATCGTCCTCGACCGGGTCACGACCGCGGCCGGTGACCGGCCCTGGCGGACGGCGAGCCTGCGCCGGAAGGTGCTGCTCGGGGCCGGAGGGCTCGGGGTGCTCGTCGCCGTGTGGTTCTCGCGCACCTATGTGTGGGCCGCCGAGTTCCCGTCCGACGTCACCGTGGGCTCTCGGATCGCGGTGATCGCGACCGACGTGACGAACTGGGTCCAGGACGTGTTCGGCGGGTTCACGTACGGTGTGCGCGACGTGGTGACGGTGGCGCTGCTCAACCCGCTCGAAGCTTTGCTGACCGGGTCGCCGTGGTGGCTCGTCAGTACGGTCGTGGTCGCGCTGGCCGCCGTACTCGGAGGCTGGCGTGGTGCCGCTCCGGCCGCGGTCTGCTTGGTGTTGCTGGTCGCGACCGGGGTGTGGCACGACAGCATGGTCACGCTCGCGTCGACGCTGCTCGCGACGGTCGTCGTGGTGGTCGTCGGGCTCACGCTCGGCGTCTGGGCCGGGCGCAACCACCGGGTCGACACCTGGATCCGTCCGGTGCTGGACGCGGGGCAGACGATGCCGCCGTTCGTGTACCTGGTGCCGTTCCTGGCGTTGTTCGGGACCAGCCGGTTCACCGCGATCGCGGCGGCGGTGGTGTTCGCCGTACCGGTGACCACGAAGATCGTTGCCGATGGCATCAGGGCGGTCCCGGTCGCGACCGTGGAGGCGGCGAACTCGGTCGGCTCGAGCAGTTGGCAGGTGATCAGCAAGGTGCAGCTGCCGGTGGCGCGGCGGGCGATCACGCTCGCGGTCAACCAGGGGCTGATCTATGTGTTGTCGATGGTCGTGGTCGGCGGGCTGGTCGGCGCGGGCGCCTTGGGGTACGACGTGGCGGCCGGCTTCGCGCAGAGCGAGCTGTACGGCAAGGGGCTGGCCGCGGGGCTGGCGATCGTGCTGCTGGGTGTCATGCTCGACCGGGTGACGCAGGCGGCGGCTCGCCGTACACAGGATTTCCCAACAAGAGGAGACAAGCGGTGA
- a CDS encoding betaine/proline/choline family ABC transporter ATP-binding protein, with protein sequence MTAQLEYPDVQDSDALLSVEGLWKVFGPKAQRVPHRPDLAALDRAALHAKTGCTAAVRDLSFDVAPGEVFVVMGLSGSGKSTLVRCLTRLIEPTAGRLVFEGEDLRAADEKRLRALRRSKFSMVFQHFGLLPHRKVIDNVSYGLEVRGESKPDRRRRAQEVIDLVGLSGNEHLYPEQLSGGMQQRVGLARALANDPDVLLFDEPFSALDPLIRREMQTEVVRLHREVGKTMVFITHDLSEALKLGDRILLMRDGAAVQLGTGDELVGAPADDYVREFVRDVPRADVLTLRWIARDARPDEPLDGPELGPDVLVREATRLVLESDRPVKVVDRGTLLGVIGDEEILAVVADA encoded by the coding sequence GTGACCGCTCAGCTCGAGTACCCCGACGTCCAGGATTCCGACGCGCTGCTGTCCGTCGAGGGGCTGTGGAAAGTGTTCGGCCCGAAGGCGCAGCGGGTCCCGCACCGGCCGGACCTCGCCGCGCTCGATCGCGCGGCGCTGCACGCCAAGACCGGCTGTACGGCGGCCGTTCGTGACCTGAGCTTCGACGTGGCGCCCGGTGAGGTGTTCGTCGTCATGGGCCTGTCCGGCTCGGGCAAGTCCACGCTGGTCCGGTGCCTGACGCGGCTGATCGAGCCGACGGCCGGGCGGCTGGTCTTCGAGGGCGAGGACCTGCGGGCGGCCGACGAGAAGCGGCTGCGCGCCCTGCGGCGGAGCAAGTTCTCGATGGTGTTCCAGCACTTCGGCCTGCTCCCGCACCGCAAGGTGATCGACAACGTCTCGTACGGCCTGGAGGTCCGGGGCGAGAGCAAGCCCGACCGGCGCCGCCGTGCCCAGGAGGTCATCGACCTGGTCGGCCTGTCCGGCAACGAGCACCTGTACCCCGAGCAGCTCTCCGGCGGCATGCAGCAGCGGGTCGGCCTGGCGCGGGCGCTCGCGAACGACCCCGACGTACTGCTGTTCGACGAGCCCTTCTCCGCGCTCGACCCGCTGATCCGGCGCGAGATGCAGACCGAGGTCGTGCGGCTGCACCGCGAGGTCGGCAAGACGATGGTGTTCATCACCCACGACCTGTCCGAGGCGCTGAAGCTCGGCGACCGGATCCTGCTGATGCGCGACGGCGCCGCGGTCCAGCTCGGCACCGGCGACGAGCTCGTCGGCGCGCCGGCCGACGACTACGTGCGCGAGTTCGTCCGCGACGTACCGCGGGCCGACGTCCTCACCCTGCGCTGGATCGCCCGTGACGCGCGCCCGGACGAGCCGCTGGACGGGCCGGAGCTCGGTCCCGACGTGCTCGTCCGCGAGGCGACGCGGCTCGTGCTCGAGTCCGACCGCCCGGTCAAGGTCGTGGACCGCGGCACGCTGCTCGGGGTCATCGGCGACGAGGAGATCCTCGCCGTTGTCGCGGACGCCTGA
- a CDS encoding group II truncated hemoglobin, translating to MTTPTLYEWAGGHEALRRLTEVFYDRVLEDPVLAPVFAHMSENHREHVALWLGEVFRGHSRYTDELGGYPAMLSHHLNLGLTEEQRARWAALIAASADPAGLPDDPEFRSAFVAYVEWGTRIALANSQPGATPPPKAPVPHWGWGEAPPYQP from the coding sequence ATGACGACTCCCACGCTGTACGAATGGGCCGGCGGGCACGAGGCGCTGCGCCGGCTGACCGAGGTCTTCTACGACCGGGTGCTCGAGGATCCGGTCCTCGCGCCGGTCTTCGCGCACATGAGCGAGAACCACCGCGAGCACGTCGCGCTCTGGCTGGGTGAGGTGTTCCGCGGGCACAGCCGCTACACCGACGAACTCGGCGGCTACCCCGCGATGCTCTCGCACCACCTCAACCTCGGACTGACCGAGGAACAGCGCGCACGTTGGGCAGCACTCATCGCCGCCAGCGCGGATCCCGCCGGCCTGCCCGACGACCCGGAGTTCCGCTCCGCCTTCGTCGCGTACGTCGAATGGGGCACCCGAATCGCCCTCGCCAACTCCCAGCCGGGCGCGACGCCACCGCCCAAGGCTCCGGTCCCGCACTGGGGCTGGGGCGAGGCCCCGCCGTACCAACCCTGA
- a CDS encoding aminoglycoside phosphotransferase family protein, which produces MREVIEIPAKLIRNHSATAPAWLDGLPAAVERYVDEWQLTVSGEPLSGEASLILPVVRRDGTAAMLKLQSVNEESESEALALRTWHHDDVVEVLEDDPETSTLLLERLESRSLDDMPDHVEATRILAELLGRLSAVPAPAGIRRLADVAAGMLEDAPRLIPRLVDPAERALTWRLVAQVTELLPEPGDRLLHWDLHYYNVLAAKRQPWLAIDPKPLAGDPAFELMPAVWNRWDDLVATGDLSRAIRDRFDLMLDVTGIARDRALGWTAGRILQNILWFTEDGDTRIEDELAVVADALYR; this is translated from the coding sequence GTGCGGGAGGTGATCGAGATTCCCGCGAAGCTGATCCGGAATCACAGCGCGACAGCGCCCGCCTGGCTGGACGGGCTGCCCGCGGCGGTCGAGCGGTACGTCGACGAGTGGCAGCTGACCGTCTCCGGTGAACCGTTGAGCGGTGAGGCTTCGCTGATCCTCCCCGTCGTACGGCGGGACGGAACCGCGGCGATGCTCAAGCTGCAGAGCGTCAACGAGGAGTCCGAGAGCGAGGCACTCGCCCTACGGACCTGGCACCACGACGACGTCGTCGAGGTACTCGAGGACGACCCGGAGACGTCGACGCTCCTCCTGGAACGACTCGAATCCCGCAGCCTCGATGACATGCCGGATCACGTCGAGGCGACGCGCATCCTCGCGGAGCTGTTGGGTCGGCTGAGCGCCGTGCCGGCGCCGGCCGGGATCCGTCGGCTCGCGGACGTCGCGGCCGGCATGCTGGAGGACGCGCCCCGGCTGATACCCCGGCTCGTCGATCCGGCCGAACGGGCGCTGACCTGGCGCCTCGTCGCACAGGTGACCGAGCTGCTGCCGGAACCCGGCGACCGACTGTTGCACTGGGACCTGCACTACTACAACGTGCTCGCGGCGAAGAGGCAGCCTTGGCTGGCGATCGACCCGAAGCCGCTGGCCGGCGACCCGGCGTTCGAGCTCATGCCGGCTGTGTGGAACCGGTGGGACGACCTGGTCGCGACCGGAGACCTCTCGCGCGCGATCCGCGACCGGTTCGACCTCATGCTCGATGTGACCGGCATCGCCCGGGACCGCGCCCTCGGATGGACGGCGGGCCGGATCCTGCAGAACATCCTGTGGTTCACCGAGGACGGCGATACCCGGATCGAGGACGAGTTGGCGGTGGTGGCCGATGCCCTCTATCGATGA
- a CDS encoding Fic/DOC family protein, translated as MAQDPYAYPPPDQNTLRNKFDERDPDTLKGLEYAAAADRQRELESGEADVPRTYDAQHLHALHAHLFQDVYDWAGKTRETELYKGGPGGFAPPGQIDRYLADAAELIESADWASMDREQFGEHAAKVYAYVNQAHPFREGNGRAAKMFMQHVSELSPYSLDFSKVSPQAWNQRSMLTAPDLGKYEPVPEALEPVFKAIAEPRPGGPTRTMIPAELKEARRVAGLDPRETPARTTQSRSTGETTRRGTSRSRPGQSTERS; from the coding sequence ATGGCACAGGACCCGTACGCCTACCCGCCGCCCGACCAGAACACGCTGCGGAACAAGTTCGACGAGCGCGACCCGGACACCCTGAAGGGTTTGGAGTACGCGGCCGCGGCGGATCGCCAGCGCGAACTGGAGTCCGGCGAGGCGGACGTCCCCAGGACCTACGACGCTCAGCATCTGCACGCGCTCCACGCGCACCTCTTCCAGGACGTCTACGACTGGGCCGGCAAGACCCGGGAGACCGAGCTGTACAAGGGCGGACCGGGCGGGTTCGCGCCGCCCGGCCAGATCGACCGCTACCTGGCCGACGCCGCGGAACTGATCGAGTCGGCCGACTGGGCGTCGATGGACCGGGAGCAGTTCGGGGAGCACGCGGCGAAGGTGTACGCGTACGTGAACCAGGCCCATCCGTTCCGGGAGGGCAACGGGCGCGCCGCCAAGATGTTCATGCAGCACGTCTCCGAGCTCTCGCCGTACAGTCTCGACTTCAGCAAGGTGTCGCCGCAGGCGTGGAACCAGCGGTCGATGCTGACCGCGCCGGACCTCGGCAAGTACGAGCCGGTGCCCGAGGCGCTCGAGCCGGTGTTCAAGGCGATCGCCGAGCCGCGACCCGGCGGACCGACCAGGACGATGATCCCGGCGGAGCTGAAGGAGGCTCGGCGGGTCGCCGGGCTCGATCCCCGGGAGACACCTGCCCGGACCACGCAGTCCCGGAGTACCGGCGAGACCACCCGCCGAGGCACGTCCCGGAGTCGCCCCGGGCAGTCCACCGAGCGGAGCTGA